In the genome of Candoia aspera isolate rCanAsp1 chromosome 1, rCanAsp1.hap2, whole genome shotgun sequence, one region contains:
- the CCDC177 gene encoding coiled-coil domain-containing protein 177, with translation MVDPVADSGKGTCPDPAGAAGVEEAAAAATAATSEAAVQPLAPPPAAAPPPLGDPEKAREQSPMLHLDLYNFDCPEAEGSRYVLTSPRSLEACARCAVKPVELLPRPLSELIKEAPGRSMRVAAGLYEAYEMDRQRKLQQCREERDRIVREEKRRLFTPALAGSLPSSPASRAALKSSPAQGSCPPVGKLRAGGPPPPPLSGPKTKKSHSLDSLQKRREDFLSAKTSSDSGASSSYSGDSAKDRWPLGLPRTKTVATMTALVGRSFSLSDLSHSPQTTEKVERIVKEVKQQKGFREVSERDRKIAALMIAKHQEESLWKEQRYNAHLQWDVQRRLAEQRRGQEEREKQRALLQGHMMWESRLEKRRGRLTYTREEAAQVKQQQSSVEDEKWREHLEKQERLKRERLEKAALEDKRRKCHQEHNLKAREEGRKEAREREVQLLQEKLTLAAQKKLTKEQLLQRGKKLLNQAEKQKHEAILRGLARQEAEGKAVLRASVEGSLSKAQENYEQLIEKRNQELRERARREEMQIQRAKLAVVRREQEQKEHWRALAQASERKLQHATQVAEEVVQQKARKVVQSRLEKEKVQKLNKRKVEEGEDVRRREILLSIEKKLERSEQICKEKKSVLENARSVARASFHVREKVREEMNLRTFDKMALEAELQASLVKK, from the coding sequence ATGGTGGATCCGGTGGCGGATTCTGGCAAGGGAACATGCCCCGATCCCGCGGGTGCCGCGGGGGTAGAAGAGGCTGCGGCAGCCGCTACCGCCGCGACGTCCGAGGCTGCAGTTCAGCCGCTCGCGCCCCCTCCAGCAGCGGCGCCCCCTCCGCTGGGAGACCCGGAGAAAGCTCGCGAACAGTCGCCGATGCTGCACCTGGATCTGTACAACTTCGACTGCCCAGAAGCCGAGGGCAGCCGCTACGTGCTCACCAGCCCCCGCTCCCTCGAAGCCTGCGCGCGCTGTGCCGTCAAGCCGGTGGAGCTGCTGCCCCGGCCGCTCAGCGAGCTGATCAAGGAGGCCCCCGGCAGGTCCATGCGCGTGGCAGCCGGCCTCTATGAGGCCTACGAAATGGATCGGCAGAGGAAGCTGCAGCAGTGCCGGGAGGAGCGGGACAGGATCGTCCGGGAGGAGAAGCGGAGGCTCTTCACACCCGCCCTGGCCGGCAGCCTGCCTTCCTCCCCGGCCTCCAGGGCGGCGCTCAAGAGCAGCCCTGCCCAAGGGAGCTGCCCTCCTGTGGGCAAGCTGAGGGCAGGGGGCCCCCCTCCGCCCCCCCTCAGTGGCCCCAAGACCAAGAAGAGCCACTCCCTGGATTCCCTGCAAAAGCGGAGGGAGGACTTCCTCTCTGCCAAGACCTCCTCCGACTCAGGGGCCTCTTCCTCCTACAGCGGAGACAGTGCCAAGGACAGATGGCCCCTGGGGCTGCCCAGGACTAAGACGGTGGCCACCATGACCGCCCTGGTGGGTCGCAGTTTCAGCCTGAGTGACCTGAGCCACTCCCCGCAGACCACCGAGAAAGTGGAGAGGATCGTCAAGGAGGTGAAGCAGCAGAAAGGCTTCCGGGAGGTGTCGGAGAGGGACCGGAAGATTGCGGCCCTGATGATAGCGAAGCACCAGGAGGAGAGCCTGTGGAAGGAGCAGCGGTACAATGCCCACCTCCAGTGGGACGTGCAGAGGAGGCTGGCCGAGCAGCGGAGGGGGCAGGAGGAGCGGGAGAAGCAGCGAGCTTTGCTGCAGGGCCACATGATGTGGGAGTCCCGGCTGGAGAAGCGCCGTGGCAGGCTGACCTACACGCGGGAGGAGGCTGCCCAGGTGAAGCAACAGCAGAGCTCAGTGGAGGATGAGAAGTGGCGGGAACACCTGGAGAAGCAGGAGCGGCTGAAGCGGgagaggctggagaaggctgctctGGAGGACAAGAGGAGGAAGTGCCACCAGGAGCACAACCTGAAGGCCCgggaggaaggcaggaaagaGGCCAGGGAGCGGGAGGTGCAGCTGCTGCAGGAGAAGCTCACCTTGGCTGCCCAGAAGAAGCTGACGAAGGAACAACTTCTGCAGAGAGGGAAGAAGCTGCTCAACCAAGCAGAGAAGCAGAAGCACGAGGCGATTCTCAGGGGGCTGGCCAGGCAGGAGGCCGAAGGGAAGGCCGTGCTGAGGGCGTCTGTGGAAGGCAGCCTGAGCAAGGCCCAAGAGAACTATGAGCAGCTCATTGAGAAGAGGAACCAGGAGCTGAGAGAGCGAGCCAGGCGGGAGGAGATGCAGATCCAGAGGGCCAAGCTGGCTGTGGTGCGCAGGGAACAGGAGCAGAAGGAGCACTGGAGAGCCTTGGCCCAAGCCTCGGAGAGGAAGCTCCAGCATGCCACTCAGGTGGCCGAGGAGGTCGTCCAGCAGAAGGCCCGGAAGGTGGTACAGAGCCggctggagaaggagaaggtgcaGAAGTTGAACAAGAGGAAGGTCGAGGAGGGCGAAGATGTCCGCCGGAGGGAGATCCTGTTGTCTATTGAGAAAAAGCTGGAGCGGAGTGAACAGATTTGTAAGGAGAAGAAAAGCGTCTTGGAAAACGCAAGGTCTGTGGCTCGGGCATCATTCCACGTGCGGGAAAAAGTCCGGGAAGAGATGAACCTTCGCACCTTTGACAAGATGGCCTTGGAGGCAGAACTGCAGGCCAGCCTGGTTAAAAAATGA